The DNA segment CAATGACAGATTTCTCAGATCAGCGTTCATGCTGGCAGGTACCACAAAAAGAACTTCCTTTTAGGACAAGaaactcctgaaaaaaatacccacGTTTTTTAAAAGTTCTGCAATATCAGAATACAAAGTTTCAGCCTGTTAGTAACCCACAGTAAGAAGGTCCGTACCAGCCAGagtgattttttatttccttgctggGAAGGCAATGAGAGCACCACAGTTCAGATAAAAGACCTGTGGGACCAAAGGAGGGTGATGAGGGAGGACACAAtggctggagaggaggaaggagcccTACAAGCCCCTTCTGTCCATGGGCACTGACAGAACCCGGGCACCCCACGCTGAGCTATCAAAAGCCCTAAGCAGGTGCAGGTATGAGGGAAGGAAATACATTTACAGGGGGACTCCTGataattttaaaggatttgTTATATAAACATATTAAAGATCTGAAAGTAATCCGCTGGCAGAAAGCAAGAAGATTATTTCTTTCggtgtgtttgttttaagatGACAATCATATGTTCTTTCCGCAGGAAAAACTCATTGGCAGATTTGCCTTTGTACATGCAGCTGGGATCAGGTCCAGGAGGTGACAGCCCACAGATAAGGCCGTAATTAATGTCCAGTACAAGGCAGGAGAGATAAATGTTATCGGCAGTTTCACCTGACTCATATGATGGGCTGATAATCTATTGAGAACCCCATAGAGATCAGAAAGCAGCGCAGCCCCCCACTTTGAGTGACCGCTTTCACCTCGTGCACAAGCCAAGTTTCAGCCAATTTCACCCACCACACCTTGAGAAGAAAGCTGATGGAAAAACAGCCAATGACTTTGCTGCACCAGGCATCGCGATGGGCCTTTGGGAGAAGAGTCAGTGTTGTATATAAGGataaaactggatttttaaGCTTAAAGTCTCACATTTTCTCTTGGTGATGGATGTAAAAGTTGTGATATGAACTGGTGAGTGCTGGAACACAGTCCTTTTCTGCCTACAGCTTGGCATCTTGTGAAATGAAGGTTGCACAAAATGTCTGCTTTGTACATCATGACTTTCAATGAGAATTGCCATCATTATAGTAAATAGTGATGAATATAtataaagtattaaaaaagttaaacagcaggaaaacgaaatctattattttttcctttgtagacCAGAATCCCTCACACAGGGTTCAAGATActtttcaacaaataaaaattctcGTTTTGAACTTTGTCAAGGAAAGGGTCACAAAACAAACTCGTATATAATAATCAAAGGTATAGGATGTATACATGTATAGGAAATACATGTATATGTTTTTCACTAGTGGCAAATGTTTAGAGTTGCCCAGGGGTCTGAAATATTCTAATGGCAAAGAAATTCGATGGGACTGCCAGAGGCACCCAGTAATGTCCAATTAATAGATTATGAAGCCACGTAATAGATATGTATCTATAGGTCTGTAATAGATATGTGATCAGTAGATCACAGGAGTCTAGAACTTTATATCAGGGATATTAAAGTATGCATGGCAACATTTCCTAATTACACAACAGAAAACCCTGCCTCTGGGTGAAGCATCAGATAGAACAATGTTATCAGACCTCTCCAGGCAAACATGAGGAATATATAAAATGAGCTGTTGTAAGGCAGAGCGGCACTTCTCCTCTACCTGCCTTCCAGGAGcaatggatctcaaagtgatCAGCGTGCTCTCTGCCATCCTCGTTTTAGCCCTCAGCACCCTGGCAGAAGGAAGGGTACCGCCAAGTAAGTATGTTCCTTACTCTATTGCATTCACTGGTAGGTATGTGGGCCTGATCCTACTGATTGTAACTGCAGCAAGAACAGTTTACGTATGTGTATAGTTTATGTATCAGACAGCAAATATCTTGCTCTTGTACTGTTATCAAAGTTGCAGtctacttttaaattttttttcagagaagtctatggcaaaataaaaaagactgcCTGTGAGCTCTTGTGTTGGTGGAATAATGAGGAACCTGCTACGAAGGCAGAGGGACAGACATGCCCACGAGCTTTCTAGACCAAGACCAGGACTGGAACAGGAGCTAAATAATCTAAACATATAATCTAATATATAAATGTCTAAATAATCTTTTAACATTTATTCCATGCTGCTTTGCCATGTGAATACAATTTGAAAGTTGCCTATCTGCCTCATCAATACAAGTCATTTAGACAACTTAAGACTCAGGAAGCAAGTAATTCAATGGCAGGCACCAAGGGATATCTCCAGAATTTCTTAGTTGTAGATGGCTGTGGAATAGacttaaaatgttaaaagtGTAGCTGCAACTATTTGTACGTAATCCTGTGTTTCTATGCTCTCCTGACAATAATgcaaacattttgtatttttacacCTGTTTGAATATCCACTGGACCCTTAAATCATTCTTTCTTCACAAGAAATGGGCAAAGAAACACGTGTATATTAGCATATTGACATAATATTTGAAGTTACGGGTTTTTTACAATTTGATGTGGTCTATTTGAAGTCCACAGACCCCATTCTGCTGGGCTGGATTGGCTGCATGTGGGATCACAGATTTGCACAGGGTGAAGTACAGCCCTTACTGAAACTGGTGGGAGTTTTACCCTAGCCGCAAAGGGATCTAGCATTTCCCCTGACATCTTTTTaccaaaagcagcttttaaacgATGTAGGTTTGGGTCTAAGCAAGCCACAGAAAATGTATAGTTGCAAAGACAGAATCTAGGGAAAGATCGCTGTTCCCAGTGGACATCTGATAAATGCACCTCTGCTAACTATTGTGCAAACTGACACCTAGTAATTTGTTATTTCTGTCCTGAACAGCAAGATGCCAGTGTAAACAGGCCCTCAGCGAGCGGAGGAACTGCGGCTACCCGGGAATCTCAGCAGCGGAGTGTAGGAAAGCTGGATGCTGCTTCAATGCTTCATACTCTGGCGTTCCCTGGTGCTTCAGTCCTAAAGTAAAGAGAGGTAATATCTCTGTCAGAAACATCGATTTACCCAGTGTTTTATTATGCAGAAATGTGTACAGcaggaagcagctctgcttttcttctttggccCATGAAGTAAGCACAAATCTCTATTAGAGGACCACTGCTGGTAAAATGCAAAGTTAAACCTAGCTTACTCAACAGTCTTCCGTCTCATCTTTTTCATACAAGATATTTCCTCTTCCTTGAGGCTTCTAGTTATCAAATAATCCATGCTGATTATATAAAGcatttcactgctgctgcagtcttGTTCACCAGTGGTGCAAGGGACCCTTAGCACTTACGTAAGTGGGTTTTCTGTGTGGATCAGGAGGACTTTAGCACTGCATGTCAAAGAATTCAGAAAGACCTGAGTAGCTGTTTTGACACTcataaaaaagaacaacagatATGCTATAACTTCTAGACTTTATGCTCTTTTCTCCATCCTGTTTTGATAATTGCCACTTCCTTCCCGGTTCCCAGCATAATTCCACTTGGTGGTTCTtgtttccccttccccttttttttctcctagtcTTCATTCAGTGAAATCTTCAAAATATCCCAGAGGAGATCTTTTTCTATGTTAGAGTCTTCCTCCTAAAGCTTCTAAacttctgcttccattttttgcctttcttttcccagaCAGGGTAAGAACTGTTCTTGCAGTCTATCAAGGACTGGGTGTGTATTGTATTGTATACAACTGCTGAATGTAAGCTGTTTGCTGGCTAACTGTGCAACTCCTGCTAAGGAGAACTTCAGGCCAAGCTCTGCAGTTGCAcaggagaaatgaaaggaagTAAGGGTGCAAATGCAACATTACCCAATAAAAAGTTTGACACGAATCCGGATTGAATAACAGGGCTCAGATTtgtcagagggaaaaataattttgcatctgaacattgtttgcatttcattaaaatttcaaaaaacaaaTGGCAGCAGCTTAAGTGTAATCTTCATAGAACTGCTTTTCTGAGCAAAACTGGTTCGGGAGATGGAAACTGAATTAGTCACGCCAGGTGGTATAACCTCTTTACCtgttattttagttttaattgcCTGGATGAGCTATGATTTCCTCCTAAATGACTTATCCTCTTTCCATAACTCAAGGTGGCATGCAGAAGAGCCTGGGTTGtcctttctttgtgtttgcctAGCTGCTCCAGGGTTAGCATCAGGTCAGGCCACACCCTGGTCCAAGGCCAGTGTGGGTGGTACCATCATGGGAGACATTCGACTCTTGATCTCATTGCTGGATCTAGGAAAGGTAAAGCTGGGTTGGTCTATGCCAGGCACTTCTCGGGGAGCATCCTCACTGATCCTTGGGTTGCAGCAGCACTTCCTCACCCCTTGGTATTTAGTTTTGCCTAACAGGGATGGTAAGGATTTGGCTGAACCTGCTGCCCGAAATGGGTGTGGAGAATGGCATCATGACTGTTACGTTTGCTCACTGACTTCATCTTCATGGTCCACCTTTCATTTGTGAATTATGCTGCCGGGTAAATGGACCATACAGTAACACagtttccctccttcctcccttcctttccttttgctttaaacAGTTAAGAAATTGTGTCCCACTGAACCTCATGCCAGAAGAAACTGTGGCTTCCCTGGCATCACAGCCAAGCAGTGCGAAAGGAAGGGGTGCTGCTTCAGAGCACATCCTGCTGGTGTCCCCTGGTGCTTCTACCACCATGTAGTGGAGGAAGGTAATGTCCTGCATGAGTCATTGAGACATTGTCCCCTGCATCTCCACGGACTCATCACAGCTCCTGGTAGGGTCCATGCTATGGCTGGGCACTCTAGCCCAGTGCAGCAAGAGGCCAGGCTCAAGGGAACGAGCAGGATGGGGTCTCCCCACCTTACTGGTACAGCTGCAGAGCTTCTTCACCTGGGGCATGCGTGGGGAAAAGGTGGCTAAACCAATTGCTGACCCAGTTGATTCTGACCCACCTCACAGTCTATTTTGTACCAGAAACAATTCATGATTCAGTTTTACTGATCTGAATCATAGTTAGGGAGCACAGGTACAGATGTGTAAAAATGTGGGGTGTGAAAGCACTTGctaaaaatttgcctttttgatGCACCGCATTTAGGCCAACACTTCCTAGCATGTTCTGTaattcatggaaaaaaacatgtccCTTAAACTGCTTCTCCATTTTCCCTTCCTAGGTTGTTAAAGGAGAAATTTCCATTAAGAACCTTGAGATCTTTGGTCCCGCttcaacagaaaacaatatCTGGAAGTCCCAACTCAGATTTTACAGTTTGCAACAGCTATGATTTCTAGGTCATTTTTACCTTGGATTGACTCCTTTCTGATGAAAAGTTACTCGcagcttttattctttcagtaGGCTAGTTACGCACAAGTTTTCACTgtaataaaagaacaaagacaCGATTCGTGGattctctgttctctttattttaaagctgtgaACTTCTCTGTTTCCCAGGAAATTTGGCATCTTAGCAACCAGCCGATGAGACAGTAGtcacaaacatttctgaaagaatcACAGCACTCAGCTCTTTGTGTTAATCACACTTCACGCCTGCAAGTGACTACTTGCATTTTTCAGCTGATAGAAGGCTTCACATGGGCCATCACAATTCCGAATACTGAAAAcattcagtgttttcctttataTAGCTACAGCTGTGGGTTAGttggactttttttcccccttaagaCATAAGGAAGGGTACCTTTGTTAGCTGACCACTGAGCTGGTCTGACCCAGAGACCTCCTGCTCTCTGCATCACCATGTCTCTGACTCTGCCAGTCCCTTGCTGCCACTACCAGCAGGGCATGAAGTAGCTCAGGAGGGCAGGTACCCACCTGGTACCATACCTAAACCAACATGGGCCCTGATTGCTGCTGGACATGCAGCTGAACCACTGGGCATTCTCACTGTTAACCAGTGTCCCCACAAACGGGTCCTATCAGATACTACACTACACTTGATCTTAGCCAAACTaagatcttgccaaactaacctgatcaccttctatgacaaaatcacttgactactggatgggggaaaggctgtggatgtagtcttcttggacttcagtaaagcctttgacacagtttctcacagcattctgcttcagaaactgtcagcctctggcctgggcagccgcacactctcctgggttgaaaactggttggatggccgggcccagagagtggtggtcaatggagttaactccagctggaggccagttacaagtggagttcctcagggctcggtactgggtccagctctgttcaatgtctttatcaatgacctggatgaaggcattgagtgcaccctcagcaagtttgcagatgacactaagctgggagtaagtgtcgatctgctggacggtagggaggctctgcaaagggatctgaacagactggactgctgggccgagaccaatgggatgaggttcaacaaggccaaatgctgggtcctgcacttggggcacaacaaccctatgcagcgctacagactgggggaagaatggctggagagctgcatggaagagaaggacctgggcgtgctggttgacagccgactgaacatgagccagcagtgtgcccaggtggccaagaaggccaacggcatcttggcttgtatcagaaatggggtcaccagcaggtccagggaggttattctccctctgtactcag comes from the Cuculus canorus isolate bCucCan1 chromosome 1, bCucCan1.pri, whole genome shotgun sequence genome and includes:
- the LOC104059271 gene encoding trefoil factor 2, coding for MDLKVISVLSAILVLALSTLAEGRVPPTRCQCKQALSERRNCGYPGISAAECRKAGCCFNASYSGVPWCFSPKVKRVKKLCPTEPHARRNCGFPGITAKQCERKGCCFRAHPAGVPWCFYHHVVEEGC